In Streptomyces asoensis, a single genomic region encodes these proteins:
- a CDS encoding ABC transporter substrate-binding protein, with protein MHIAPRVLRRALAGATVALLATAVGCAPQPEEKAASAPSGTGADAASGANVCAKGKLATATTGKLTVATDEPAYEPWFKDGKPSNGKGFESAVAYAVAEQLGYDRSAVVWQSVPFNKAFAPGAKTFDFDINQVSISDERKKAVDFSSGYYDVRQAVIALKGTKAAKAKSVADLKGLKLGAQVGTTSLDYIDDVVKPTGQPAVYAKNDQAKSALKNGQVDAIVTDLPTAFYITAAEVTDAEIVGQFENQGGTPEQFGLVLDKGSTLTSCVSAAVDALRADGTLAKIEQQWLSDAVDAPVLK; from the coding sequence ATGCACATCGCCCCGCGTGTTCTGCGCCGCGCCCTGGCCGGCGCCACCGTAGCCCTCCTCGCGACCGCCGTCGGCTGCGCCCCGCAGCCCGAGGAGAAGGCGGCCTCCGCGCCTTCCGGCACGGGGGCGGACGCCGCTTCCGGCGCGAACGTCTGCGCCAAGGGCAAGCTCGCCACCGCGACCACCGGCAAGCTGACCGTCGCCACCGACGAGCCCGCGTACGAGCCGTGGTTCAAGGACGGCAAGCCGTCCAACGGCAAGGGCTTCGAGTCGGCGGTGGCGTACGCCGTGGCGGAGCAACTCGGTTACGACCGCAGCGCCGTGGTGTGGCAGAGCGTGCCGTTCAACAAGGCCTTCGCGCCCGGTGCGAAGACCTTCGACTTCGACATCAACCAGGTGTCGATCAGCGACGAGCGCAAGAAGGCCGTGGACTTCTCGTCCGGCTACTACGACGTGCGTCAGGCCGTCATCGCCCTCAAGGGCACCAAGGCGGCGAAGGCGAAGAGCGTCGCGGACCTCAAGGGGCTCAAGCTCGGCGCGCAGGTCGGCACCACCAGCCTGGACTACATCGACGACGTGGTGAAGCCGACCGGGCAGCCGGCCGTCTACGCCAAGAACGACCAGGCCAAGTCGGCGCTGAAGAACGGCCAGGTCGACGCCATCGTCACCGACCTGCCGACCGCCTTCTACATCACGGCGGCCGAGGTCACCGACGCCGAGATCGTCGGCCAGTTCGAGAACCAGGGCGGTACGCCCGAGCAGTTCGGCCTGGTGCTCGACAAGGGCAGCACGCTCACCTCCTGCGTGAGCGCCGCCGTGGACGCGCTCCGCGCCGACGGCACCCTGGCGAAGATCGAGCAGCAGTGGCTCTCCGACGCCGTAGACGCCCCGGTCCTCAAGTGA
- the aroQ gene encoding type II 3-dehydroquinate dehydratase: MPRSLANAPIMILNGPNLNLLGQRQPEIYGADTLADVEALCVKAAAAHGGTVDFRQSNHEGQLVDWIHEARLDHCGIVINPGAYSHTSVAILDALNACDGLPVLEVHISNIHRRESFRHHSYVSLRADGVIAGCGVQGYVFGVERVAALAGAGKADA, translated from the coding sequence GTGCCCCGCAGCCTGGCCAACGCCCCGATCATGATCCTCAACGGGCCCAACCTGAACCTCCTGGGGCAGCGCCAGCCGGAGATCTACGGTGCCGACACGCTCGCCGACGTCGAGGCGCTGTGCGTGAAGGCGGCGGCCGCGCACGGCGGCACCGTGGACTTCCGCCAGTCCAACCACGAGGGCCAGTTGGTCGACTGGATCCACGAGGCACGGCTGGACCACTGCGGCATCGTGATCAACCCCGGCGCCTACTCGCACACGTCGGTGGCGATCCTCGACGCGCTCAACGCCTGCGACGGCCTGCCGGTGCTGGAGGTCCACATCTCCAACATCCACCGGCGCGAGTCCTTCCGGCACCACTCGTACGTGTCGCTGCGCGCCGACGGCGTCATCGCGGGCTGCGGGGTGCAGGGCTATGTGTTCGGCGTCGAGCGGGTCGCCGCGCTGGCCGGGGCCGGAAAGGCCGACGCGTGA
- a CDS encoding MBL fold metallo-hydrolase encodes MTYSGEVTVGGPADVHELKDLMITKIAVGPMNNNAYLLRCRATDEQLLIDAAAEAHALLGTIGDDGIASVVTTHQHGDHWQALAEVVAATGARTYAGREDAEGIPVPTDVPVDDGDVIRVGNVELTARHLVGHTPGSIALVYDDPHGHPHVFTGDCLFPGGVGNTRKDPEAFARLLHDVETKIFAVLPDETWVYPGHGNDTTLGAERPHLPEWHARGW; translated from the coding sequence ATGACGTACAGCGGAGAGGTGACGGTCGGCGGCCCGGCGGACGTGCACGAGCTCAAGGACCTGATGATCACCAAGATCGCGGTCGGCCCGATGAACAACAACGCCTATCTGCTGCGCTGCCGGGCCACGGACGAGCAGCTGCTGATCGACGCGGCCGCCGAAGCGCACGCCCTGCTGGGCACGATCGGTGACGACGGCATCGCGTCCGTCGTCACCACCCATCAGCACGGCGACCACTGGCAGGCGCTCGCCGAGGTGGTGGCGGCCACGGGCGCCCGCACCTACGCGGGCCGCGAGGACGCCGAGGGGATCCCCGTGCCGACCGACGTCCCGGTCGACGACGGCGACGTGATCCGGGTGGGGAACGTGGAACTCACCGCCCGCCACCTGGTCGGGCACACCCCCGGCTCGATCGCCCTGGTCTACGACGACCCGCACGGCCACCCCCACGTCTTCACCGGCGACTGCCTCTTCCCGGGTGGGGTGGGCAACACCCGCAAGGATCCCGAGGCGTTCGCCCGTCTCCTGCACGACGTCGAGACGAAGATCTTCGCCGTGCTGCCGGACGAGACCTGGGTCTACCCCGGTCACGGCAACGACACCACGCTCGGCGCGGAGCGGCCGCACCTGCCGGAGTGGCACGCGCGCGGGTGGTGA
- a CDS encoding amino acid ABC transporter permease, producing the protein MTVTKGESGREGTDGEGDPRGGGEDAPADGYVPSRRRRERERYKRARARRATAVAALSTLVTGAVLYLVVVGAPGWPRTKETFFDGQYAREALPKVLEGLWLNVRLLLVCGAAVLVLGMLIAVARTLRGPVFFPLRVLAAAYTDFFRGLPLIINLMIVVLGVPALRLQGVTVDPVLLGGTALTLTYSAYVAEVFRAGIESVHPSQRAAARSLGLSNRQALRFVVLPQAVRRQVPPLLNDLVSLQKDTGLVSIGGAIDAVRAADIIVGRSLNYTPYIVAGLVFVALTIPMTRFTDWVTARMDRQRAQGGTT; encoded by the coding sequence GTGACCGTCACGAAGGGGGAGTCCGGCCGGGAGGGCACGGACGGCGAGGGCGACCCGCGCGGGGGCGGCGAGGACGCCCCCGCGGACGGCTACGTCCCCTCGCGGCGCCGGCGGGAGCGCGAGCGCTACAAGCGCGCGCGTGCCCGTCGCGCCACGGCCGTCGCCGCGCTGTCCACCCTGGTCACCGGCGCCGTCCTCTACCTGGTCGTCGTCGGCGCGCCGGGCTGGCCGCGCACCAAGGAGACCTTCTTCGACGGGCAGTACGCGCGCGAGGCGCTCCCGAAGGTCCTCGAAGGGCTCTGGCTGAACGTCAGGCTGCTGCTGGTCTGCGGCGCCGCGGTGCTGGTCCTCGGCATGCTCATCGCCGTGGCCCGCACCCTGCGCGGGCCCGTGTTCTTCCCGCTGCGGGTGCTGGCCGCGGCGTACACGGACTTCTTCCGCGGTCTGCCGCTGATCATCAATCTGATGATCGTCGTGCTCGGCGTCCCGGCGCTGCGGCTCCAGGGCGTGACCGTCGACCCGGTGCTGCTGGGCGGCACCGCGCTGACGCTGACGTACTCGGCGTACGTCGCCGAGGTGTTCCGCGCCGGCATCGAGTCCGTGCACCCCTCGCAGCGCGCCGCGGCCCGCTCCCTGGGGCTGAGCAACCGCCAGGCACTGCGCTTCGTGGTGCTCCCCCAGGCCGTGCGCCGCCAGGTGCCCCCGCTGCTCAACGATCTGGTGTCGCTCCAGAAGGACACAGGTCTCGTCTCGATCGGCGGCGCGATCGACGCCGTACGCGCGGCCGACATCATCGTCGGGCGCAGCCTGAACTACACGCCGTACATCGTCGCGGGACTGGTCTTCGTGGCCCTGACCATCCCGATGACCCGCTTCACCGACTGGGTGACGGCCCGGATGGACCGTCAGCGGGCCCAGGGAGGAACGACATGA
- a CDS encoding maleylpyruvate isomerase family mycothiol-dependent enzyme, with protein MTDHAHDLESVRDATERLLTAVAELDDAAVGEPSRLPGWSRGHVLAHLARNADALVNVLEGRPMYADAQVRDADIERDAPRALAAQLADVRESAARFRATGAAPADWSRTVELRNGVVDTAARVPFRRWAEVELHAVDLGIGYELEDLPQEFTERETEFLADRFTGHPDVPPTRLTDGTRVWRTGRAADGSAVTVTGTPADLLGWLAGRRDGSGLTVDGGPLPALPPL; from the coding sequence ATGACTGATCACGCTCATGACCTGGAGTCTGTACGTGACGCGACCGAGCGGCTCCTCACCGCAGTCGCCGAGCTGGACGACGCGGCGGTGGGAGAACCGTCACGTCTGCCCGGCTGGAGCCGCGGCCATGTCCTGGCCCACCTCGCCCGCAACGCCGACGCCCTGGTGAACGTGCTCGAGGGCCGGCCCATGTACGCCGACGCGCAGGTCCGCGACGCCGACATCGAGCGGGACGCGCCCCGCGCCCTCGCCGCCCAGCTCGCCGACGTCCGCGAGAGCGCGGCCCGCTTCCGGGCCACGGGAGCCGCGCCCGCGGACTGGTCGCGCACGGTGGAGCTGCGCAACGGGGTCGTCGACACGGCGGCCCGTGTGCCGTTCCGGCGGTGGGCGGAGGTCGAGCTGCACGCCGTCGACCTCGGCATCGGCTACGAGCTGGAGGACCTCCCCCAGGAGTTCACCGAGCGGGAGACCGAGTTCCTCGCCGACCGGTTCACCGGGCATCCCGACGTGCCGCCGACCCGGCTGACGGACGGCACACGCGTGTGGCGCACGGGCCGTGCCGCCGACGGGTCCGCCGTGACCGTCACCGGCACGCCCGCGGACCTCCTGGGCTGGCTCGCCGGGCGCCGCGACGGCTCGGGCCTGACGGTCGACGGCGGGCCGCTGCCGGCCCTTCCGCCGCTATAG
- a CDS encoding amino acid ABC transporter ATP-binding protein, producing the protein MSDDAPTKPEPVLRMEAVRKTFGGSVVLRDVDLEVAPHTVTALIGASGSGKSTLLRCANLLEDIDDGAIWLDGEEITDPRADQDAVRRRIGVVFQAYNLFPHMTVLENITLAPRRVHGVPRARAEEHARELLERLGLAGKADEYPDRLSGGQQQRVAIVRALAVRPRLLLLDEVTAALDPELVGEVLNVVRDLKADGMTMVLATHEMGFAREVADQVCFLDGGVVLERGPAERLFGDPQQERTRQFLRRIVEAGRL; encoded by the coding sequence ATGAGCGACGACGCCCCGACAAAGCCGGAGCCGGTGCTGCGGATGGAGGCCGTCCGCAAGACCTTCGGCGGCTCCGTCGTCCTGCGGGACGTCGACCTGGAGGTCGCCCCGCACACGGTGACGGCGCTGATCGGCGCCTCCGGCTCCGGCAAGTCCACGCTGCTGCGCTGCGCCAACCTGCTGGAGGACATCGACGACGGCGCGATCTGGCTGGACGGCGAGGAGATCACCGACCCGCGGGCCGACCAGGACGCGGTGCGGCGCCGGATCGGCGTGGTCTTCCAGGCGTACAACCTCTTCCCGCACATGACCGTGCTGGAGAACATCACGCTGGCCCCGCGCCGCGTGCACGGGGTGCCCCGGGCGCGGGCCGAGGAACACGCCAGGGAGCTCCTGGAGCGGCTCGGGCTGGCCGGCAAGGCCGACGAGTACCCCGACCGGCTCAGCGGCGGCCAGCAGCAGCGGGTGGCCATCGTGCGGGCCCTCGCCGTACGTCCCCGGCTGCTGCTCCTCGACGAGGTCACGGCCGCCCTCGACCCGGAACTGGTCGGCGAGGTCCTGAACGTCGTGCGGGACCTGAAGGCCGACGGCATGACCATGGTGCTCGCCACCCATGAGATGGGCTTCGCGCGCGAGGTCGCCGACCAGGTCTGTTTCCTGGACGGGGGCGTCGTGCTGGAGCGCGGCCCCGCCGAGCGGCTGTTCGGCGATCCGCAGCAGGAGCGGACCCGGCAGTTCCTGCGGCGGATCGTGGAGGCGGGCCGCCTCTAG